Proteins found in one Triticum aestivum cultivar Chinese Spring chromosome 4D, IWGSC CS RefSeq v2.1, whole genome shotgun sequence genomic segment:
- the LOC123100203 gene encoding major pollen allergen Lol p 5b-like, which yields MAVQQCTVALFVAVALVVGPAVSYAAKAGHAPAGEQPKATTEEQKLIEKANNAFKAAVAAAAVVPPADKPKYFETTFVNNFGNWTLEGLANVSSANASISTRVVFAQVAAAMNAQGATPEAKYDSFVAIFGESLRIIAGILEVHAVKPAREEVKGAIPAGKLKAIDQIDTAFRTAATATDAASTKDKSTVFESAFSKAIKETMGDAYKDYKFVPTIESAVKKMYAVSVPESLEDKSFIFESALTDTIGAMATAAAAATPATLTPTPASATGGDKV from the coding sequence ATGGCAGTGCAGCAATGCACGGTGGCGCTGTTCGTGGCCGTCGCCCTCGTGGTCGGGCCAGCCGTCTCGTACGCTGCCAAAGCCGGCCACGCCCCAGCCGGGGAACAACCCAAGGCCACAACTGAGGAGCAGAAGCTAATTGAGAAGGCCAACAACGCCTTCAAGGCGGCTGTGGCGGCTGCAGCCGTGGTCCCTCCAGCGGACAAGCCCAAGTATTTCGAGACCACCTTCGTCAACAACTTTGGCAACTGGACACTCGAAGGGTTAGCCAACGTGTCCAGCGCCAACGCCAGTATCAGCACTAGGGTCGTCTTCGCTCAGGTGGCTGCCGCCATGAACGCCCAGGGCGCTACCCCGGAGGCCAAGTATGACTCCTTCGTGGCCATCTTTGGCGAGTCGCTCCGCATCATCGCCGGCATCCTAGAGGTCCACGCCGTCAAGCCCGCCCGCGAGGAAGTCAAGGGGGCGATCCCTGCCGGCAAGCTCAAGGCCATTGACCAGATCGACACCGCCTTCAGGACTGCAGCCACCGCAACCGACGCTGCCTCGACCAAGGACAAGTCCACCGTCTTCGAGTCCGCCTTCAGCAAGGCCATCAAGGAGACCATGGGCGATGCATACAAGGACTACAAGTTCGTCCCCACCATCGAGTCTGCCGTCAAGAAGATGTACGCCGTATCGGTTCCTGAGAGTCTCGAGGACAAGAGCTTCATCTTTGAGAGCGCCCTTACCGACACCATCGGCGCCATGGccaccgcggccgccgccgccacccccgccaCTCTCACTCCCACTCCCGCCTCCGCCACCGGTGGCGACAAAGTCTAG